One segment of Candidatus Omnitrophota bacterium DNA contains the following:
- a CDS encoding cell division protein FtsQ/DivIB — protein sequence MAKKSNINIPGIAVIRTIVFLFIALVVFSAYAKTVDFLTTSPLFAVKDVLVDASIRFIDARDLRGLKGHNIFKVDVRKVHSRLSAQYPQIAQLRVIRQFPDKIKVLAKKRDVVAQVRRKNKFLLVDTAGVALYNADTQQPSLPVVNGIVLRPRVVLGAPVVSRSLRAVVAILNEFKGHPRTALLKITAVDAANPSKIEFILDGGLRVILDQDHFPLKVQKFEVLLAQRNVEWARARYVDLRFAEPIIAGTDEERTK from the coding sequence ATGGCAAAAAAGTCAAACATTAACATCCCGGGCATTGCGGTCATCCGGACCATTGTTTTTTTGTTCATCGCCCTGGTGGTCTTTTCAGCGTATGCCAAAACCGTGGATTTCTTGACGACATCGCCGCTGTTTGCGGTCAAGGACGTGCTGGTTGACGCGTCGATCCGGTTCATTGATGCCCGGGACCTGCGCGGGTTAAAGGGGCACAATATTTTTAAGGTGGATGTCCGCAAAGTGCATTCCCGGTTGAGCGCGCAATACCCGCAGATCGCGCAATTGCGGGTCATCCGCCAGTTTCCCGACAAGATCAAGGTCCTGGCCAAGAAGCGCGATGTTGTGGCACAGGTGCGCCGGAAAAATAAATTTTTACTCGTGGATACCGCGGGGGTCGCGCTTTATAACGCGGATACCCAGCAGCCGTCCTTGCCTGTCGTCAACGGCATTGTTCTAAGGCCCAGGGTGGTCCTGGGCGCTCCTGTCGTTTCCAGGTCCCTGCGGGCGGTGGTGGCCATCCTGAATGAGTTCAAGGGCCATCCGCGCACGGCCTTGCTTAAGATCACAGCCGTTGATGCCGCCAACCCGTCGAAGATCGAGTTCATTCTCGACGGCGGACTGCGCGTGATCCTGGACCAGGACCATTTTCCGTTGAAAGTGCAGAAGTTTGAGGTCCTTTTGGCCCAAAGGAACGTTGAATGGGCCCGGGCCCGGTATGTTGATCTGCGGTTTGCCGAGCCCATCATCGCCGGGACCGATGAGGAAAGGACAAAATAA